The DNA segment AAATCACCGCCTGCGCCACTCCCAGAAGCAGCGCGCCGTAGAAATACCAGATTCCGGCCACGCCGAGCAGGACCGGCGTCAGGCTGACCGGAATCAAAGCCAGTGCATTGGCCACGATCTGCCGCACCGTGCTTCCGCCCTCGGGATCGACCACCGGCAGGACGCGGAAGCCGCCGCGCTCGTAATCGTCCCGGTACATCCAGGCGATGGCGAGCGAATGGGGCAGCTGCCACAGGAACAGGATGGCGAACAGGCTCCAGCCCCCCGCGCTCAAATCCCCCGTCGCCGCGGCCCATCCGCCCAAAGGCGGCAGCGCCCCCGGGATCGCCCCAACCAGCGTGCACAGCGCGCTCCATTGTTTCATCGGGGTATAGAGAAAGATGTAGCTCGCCAGCGTGGCGATTGCCAGAAGCGACGTGAGCAGGTTGACGGCGGTCGCCAGGTAGAGGATTCCCGCCACCGACATCAGCGTGGCGAAAGCCAGGGCCTGGACCGGCCGCAGCCGGCCGTCGGGGAGCGGCCGCCGCCGGGTGCGCTGCATCCGGGCGTCGCAGTCGCGCTCCAGGTACATGTTGTAGGCGCTCGTCCCCGAGGCCACCAGCGTCGTGCCGAGCAGCGTGTGGAACAGCAGGAGCGGATCGACGGCGCCGCGGCTGCCGAGATAGAAGCCGAAGGCCGTGGTCGCCACCACCAGCGAGGTGACCCGCGGCTTGGTCAGCTCCAGATAATCCGACCAGGATGCGGCGGCCCTTTCGACCGGCTCGCCGACCTCGCGGACCTGCGTCAGCTCGCTCATCGCGCCACTCCCGCGGGCGACGCCACCGCCCCTGCTTCCTTGGCGACGCCTGCCGCCTCCGTGACGGAGCGCCGCGCCACGCGCCGGAAGACCCGCATCGTGATCAGCAGCGTGGTGCCCAAGACCAGGGCCCCGGTCACCACGTGCGACGTCGCCGGAATCACCGCGAGCTGCATCAGCACCGTCGCCCCTCCGAGCGTGATCTGCAACACCAGCAGCGCCGACAGCGCCAGCGCCGGCCGCAGCAGCCTGGCTTCGTCATGATGGCCGGTGAGGATGCGCGCCACGAGCCAGGCAACATAAAAGGTGACGGCCACCGCCCCCAGGCGGTGCAGGTAGGCGATCAGGATAGGCCCTTCCAGCACCGGAGGCACGAGGCGGCCGAAAGAAAGTGGGAAATCGGGGATCGACAGGCCCGAGCCGGTGTGCCGCACCAGCGCCCCCAGGATCAGCTGCAGGAAGACGATGGCCGTCGTCATGACGGCGAGGGACCGCAGCCCCGGGATCCCGTCGTCGGGACGAGGCACCGGAGGGGGCGCCACCCATTCGCGCGACGTGGCCAGCCACAAAGCGATGGTGATACAGAAAAAGCCCTGACCGAGGCAGGCGTGCCCCATCGAGACCAGAAGCGGCAGGCGAAGCAGCACGGTGATGCCGCCGAGCAGCCCCTGGGCCACGACCGCCAGGAAAGCGGCAACGCCCAGCCGCCGCACCCAGCGTCGCGGCTCGGCGCGCAGCAGCCAGATCATCAGGATGGTCGTCAGCAGGCCCACCGCCGTCGCAATCATCCGGTGCCCGTGCTCGTAGAGGACCCCGCCTTCCATCTTCGGGAAGACCTGGCCGAAGGACAGCGGCCAGTCGGGGACGGCCAGCGACGAGCCGGTGCTGGTCACCAGCCCCCCGGCGGTGAGGAGCAGCAGCGTGGAGAAGGCGGTCAGGCCCGCGAAGCGGTGGAGCGGAGCGTTATAGCGGAGCACGATCCCGCCTCAATGAACGCGGGCGGGAGCGCCGGCGGGAAGCGCCGAAGGCGCGTTCTGCGGGTAGTAGTCCTCTTTCGTCTCGGGCGAGGAGTACTCGTAAGGACCGCGGTGCACCGTGGGAATCTGGTCGAAGTTCCCGTGCGGCGGCGGCGAATCAGCCACCCACTCGAGCGAGTTGGCGTGCCATGGGTTCCGGTCGGCTTTCTTTCCCTTGAACATGCTGTAGACGAACAAGGCCATGAAGATCAGCTGCGAGGCCCCGAGCATGAAGGCGGAATGGCTGATGAAGACGTTCATCGGCTGCCACTTCTTCAGGAACTCGTACTGCGTCGGGTCGTAGATGCGGCGCATCATGCCGCCGGCCCCGATGAAGTGCATCGGGAAGAAGGTCATGTTGTAGAAGATGAACGTCAGGGTGAAGTGGATCTTCCCCACCGCCTCGTTCATGCGCCGGCCGAACATCTTCGGGAACCAGTAGTAGACCGCGGCGAAGATCCCGAACATGCTGCCGCCGAACAGGACGTAGTGCAGGTGCGCCACGATGAAGTAGGTGTCGTGGATGTACAGATCCACCGGGGCGTTCGCCATGAAGATCCCCGACAGCCCGCCGATGATGAACATGGCGACGAACGCCAGGCCGTTGAGCATGGCGGTGGTGAACTGGATGTTCCCCCGCCAGATCGTCCCCAGCCAGTTGAAGGTCTTGATGGCCGAGGGAACCGCGATCAGCATGGTCGACATCATGAAGGCCGTGCCCAGCGTCGGGTTCATGCCGCTCTGGAACATGTGGTGGCCCCAGACGATGAAGCCCAAGCCTGCGATCCCCATCATCGAGTAGGCCATCGCCTTGTAGCCGAAGATCGGCTTGCGGGCGAAGGTGGCGATGACATCCGAGGCGAAGCCCATCGCCGGCAGGATCATGATGTAGACCGCCGGGTGGGAATAGAACCAGAAGACGTGCTGCCACAGGATGACCTGCCCGCCTCCCGTCGGTGCGAAGAAATGCGTCCCCAGCGTCTTGTCGAGCAGCAGCATCCCGAGGGCCGAAGCCAGCACCGGCGTCGCCATCATCTGCAGGATGGCGGTGACGAACAGCGCCCAGATCGACAGCGGCAGCCGGAAGAAGGACATCCCGGGCGCGCGCATGTTGACGATCGTGGTGATGTAGTTCAGCGACCCCATGATCGAGGAGGTCCCGGAGATCAGCAGCGCCACGAGCCAGAGCGTCTGCCCCTTCCCGACTCCGGTCCATTGCGGGTCGTAGCTCAAAGGCGGGTAGTTGGTCCAGCCGGCGGCCGCCGGCCCCTGCGGCACGAAGAAGCTGTAGAGCATGATGATGCCGGCCGGGATGAAGACCCAGTACGACAGCATGTTCAGCTTCGGGAAGGCCATGTCCCGGGCGCCGATCATCAGGGGGATCAGGTAGTTTCCGAAGGCGCCGGTGAGCATCGGGATGATCACGAAGAAGATCATGATCGTCCCGTGCATGGTGAAGAGCTGGTTGTAGACCGGCGGCGTGATGTGCCCTTCCTCCAGGACGCCCTTCGGGAAGAGGCTGGCCATCGGCACCGCGCTGTCGGGGTAGGCCAGCTGCCAGCGCACCATCATCGCCAGGAAGCCGCCCAGGATCATGAAAAGGAAGCTCATCAGCATGAACTGGATGCCGATGATCTTGTGATCCTGGGAGAAGATGTACTTGGTCCAGAAGCTGGTGGGACCGTGATCGTGGGCGGCGGCGTGATCGTGCGTGGCGGCTGCGGCGTGGCTCATCGTTCGCAAATCTCCATGGTGCGGATCAAGCGGGCCCCTCGGAAGCCGCGGCATCCGGCGCGGGGGCGGCGCTCTTCATCGCCTCCTCCAGCCACGTCTTGTATTCCTCGAGCGAATGGACCGTCAGGACGCCGTGCATCGTGTAATGCCCGAAGCCGCACAGCTCGGCGCAGGCGATCTCGAAATCTCCCGTCCTGGTCGCCTCGAACCAGACCGGGATCGTCAGCCCCGGGACGGCGTCCTGCTTCAGCCGCATGTTGGGCAGGAAGAAGCTGTGGATGACGTCCTTGGAGCGCAGCTGGATGCGTATCGGCTTGCCGACCGGGACATGCATCTCGTTGTTCAGGATGACGTCGTCGGCGGTGTCGGGCTTGCCGTCGGCGCCCGGGTAGCGCACCTCCCAGTTGAACTGGCTGGCGGTAATCACCAGGTTGACGTCGCTTTCGGGCCAGGTGTGCTTCACCTCGTCCCAGGCCGACTTGCTCATCACCGTCAGGATGACCAGCACGACCGCCGGGACGATCGTCCAGACGACCTCCAGGGTCGAGTTCCCGTGAGTGTAATGGGCGCGCCGGTCGGGCCGGTAGCGGTAGCGGACGGCGAAATAGAGGAGCAGGGCCTCGGTGATGATGAAGCTGCCGCCGGTCAGGTACAGGACGATATAAAAGAGGTTATCGATCCGCGGGCCGTACGTCGAGGCAACTTGCGGAAGCCAGTCGGACATTTCCCCCCCGAAGCCTGGAAAATAAGGGGCTTTTTATACCGCCGGATCGCGTGCTTGTCAACACAGAGAAAGGACTTCCGGGGAGAAAACGCAAGGTGCAGTAGAGGGTGGGAGGCAAGGAAGGCCGCGACCCCGCAATCGATGTCGGGTCCCCCGGAAAATCGACGGAGGACCCGACCCGGCTGGCCCGCGCTATGACTCCGGAATTGTGGTCGGCGGCCACATGTCCGGTCCCTACCTCGCCATCACGGGCATTTTCATGGTGCGCAGCCGATGAGACTCACGGCGCGCGAATGCATCATGGTCAAGGGCAAGGCAGCGTGTTGGTCCGCTCCGTGCCCGTGGATCCGAAGCCCTTGGTCCCTTCTTGCCTCAGCCGATTTCGGGCCGTGACCAGGTAGTAGAACCTGGAGCCGATCGCCGGCGTCGTGGCATCCGCCAGGCTGGTCGTCGTCAGGTCGCCGGCGTAGCAGGTGCCGAAGGTGCCCGGCAGTGACGCCGACTGGTAGACCTCGTACCACTGGGCCGATGGCTCCGCATTCCATTGCAGGATCGTCGGATTGGTGAATCGCACCCCCGTCACCTCCCCGGCCGGGCGGTAGAGATCCACGAAGCCCTCGTCGGCATGGAAGGAAGCGCTGGAGACCGCCGTCGCGGCGAGGTCGCCTCCGATCGAATCGAGCTTGAGGTGGAAATGCGCCGAGCCCAGCGCCACGCCATTCGTGGGGTCGCCGGCATTGTCGAACGAAGATCCCTGGACCTTGTAGCTGGTGCTGCTCTGCGCCGCCACAGGCGAAGCGGCGAGCAGGACGACAAGCGCCAGGATACCAAGCGGAGCGAGCAGGCCGCGCCGCATGGCTAGATGCCTCCCAGAAGCACCCGGATCATTCCTACGCCGGAGGGCAGCGGATCGATGGCACGCCCGAGGGGAATCGCCGCGGGGATGCCGGGATCGACCCGCATCGCCAGCCCGGGCTGCGGCGAGAGGCTCAGGTGGTCGCCGACCGCGATCGCCCCGTACGAGGCGTCCACCCGGCACAGGGCCACGTGGCTGGTGGCCACCGCGACGGGGCCGACAGGCGGAAGCTGGCCCGAATCGCCGGACGCGACGTCTGTTGGCTGCACGCAGCCGATTGCCAGAGCGTCGCTCGCGCCGTTGCTTCGCCTGACCGATCCGGGGGCGTTCGGGTCGAGGCCCACCACGTCGCCGGCCTCCAGGGCGCCTTCGCGGGTGAACAGATCGAGCACCGGTGGCGTCGGTCGGACAGCGGGTAGCGTTTCCTGTGTGAGGGAGGGTTCCGTTGTCGGGGATTGGGCTGCTCCGCTCCCCTTCAACGCATCGGGGGAAGACGCCTGTGCAGGCGCGGCCTCCGGCTTCGGTCCCGCGGCAACAGCGAGGGCGGCCAGCCTTTTGGGATCGTGGGCCATCTCCGAGGGTTCGTGGTAGGGCGACACGCCCACGGCCTCTCTCAAGTGATCGGCCCGCGCCAGGTCCAGCGTCTTCTTTCCGTGGACAGACTCCTCGACTCCCTTGAAGCGCTCCAGCGCGGTGTACTTCCGGAGCGTCGGATCTTCCTTGAAAAACTCTTCGTGGAAATGCATCGATGGGATCTTCGAGTCCTCTTTCTTGGGCTGGACGATGCTCTGCTCCTCGAAGCCGATGCGCAGCCCCCAAACCATGTAGTCGAATTCCGCGGAGGAGCCGGCCGGCCCGCGGACCACCAGCTCGGTCGGGCTCACGTCGGAGACGGCGAGCGCGATGGGCTCGCCACGCGGCGTGGTGGTGGCGGTCAGCCCGATGTCGGGGTTCGCGACCATCGCGAAGGTCTCCCCCAGTTTCACGCGCGCTATTCCGTTGACGAGCTTGCCCGAGCCGCGCGTGTAGACCGCGGCCTCGTCCCCTTCCGGGGCGACGTAGACGATCACCTTGGAAGGATCGGTGGGATGGTTCTGGACGAAGCTGACGGCTCCATTGCCCATGATTTTGTACGACGAGAAGGCAACCACCCCATGAAGCCCCGTGGAGAAGGCCTGGAACCACCCCCCGGCATTGGAACCATAGGAGAGAACGCCCACGTCGTAGTAAGGAATCTGGGTATAGCCAAAAAAGGGACTGCCGTTCGAGAAGTAGGAGCCGATGTTGCCCGTGGACGAGGCGCTGATTCCGAGCCCGTTGCCTGCCAGGGTCGCATTGTCCCCGGCGGTGTCGGAAAAATAGGCACCCCGGGTCTGACCCGACGCCTCAACTCCGGTGTGCACCCCGTCGGCGTGCAGGCCGTAGGAGCCCGGACCGGTGGCTTGGAAATAGGCGCCGTAATTTCCACCGTCTCCCCGGATCCCCTTGTCGGTTCCCGACCCGTAAACTCCGATCGACCCGGCGCCGGTGCCGGTGAAAGAGCCGCCGAAGGTGCCGCCCGATCCGCTGACACCGGTGCCGCCGCTGCTCGACGCATTCACGCCGATGAGGCCGCCGATCGCATCAACCCCTTTGTTCGCCGCGAAAGCGAAAACGCCCGTCGATCCAGGCTTGCCGGTCGTGAAGTTGCCGCCGAAATCGCCGCCGGTGGTGCTGATGCCGGCGGTCGACGTAGAAATATCGGCCAAGGCGGGGAAGGTGCCGCCACCCGAATATGCGAACCGTCCCCCAGTGTTTCCTGTCCCATTAACACCGATCAGTCCGGAACC comes from the Candidatus Polarisedimenticolia bacterium genome and includes:
- the cyoE gene encoding heme o synthase — encoded protein: MSELTQVREVGEPVERAAASWSDYLELTKPRVTSLVVATTAFGFYLGSRGAVDPLLLFHTLLGTTLVASGTSAYNMYLERDCDARMQRTRRRPLPDGRLRPVQALAFATLMSVAGILYLATAVNLLTSLLAIATLASYIFLYTPMKQWSALCTLVGAIPGALPPLGGWAAATGDLSAGGWSLFAILFLWQLPHSLAIAWMYRDDYERGGFRVLPVVDPEGGSTVRQIVANALALIPVSLTPVLLGVAGIWYFYGALLLGVAQAVICLRLAKTRSRVHARGVLLASVVYLPVLLFLMALNRT
- a CDS encoding COX15/CtaA family protein; its protein translation is MLRYNAPLHRFAGLTAFSTLLLLTAGGLVTSTGSSLAVPDWPLSFGQVFPKMEGGVLYEHGHRMIATAVGLLTTILMIWLLRAEPRRWVRRLGVAAFLAVVAQGLLGGITVLLRLPLLVSMGHACLGQGFFCITIALWLATSREWVAPPPVPRPDDGIPGLRSLAVMTTAIVFLQLILGALVRHTGSGLSIPDFPLSFGRLVPPVLEGPILIAYLHRLGAVAVTFYVAWLVARILTGHHDEARLLRPALALSALLVLQITLGGATVLMQLAVIPATSHVVTGALVLGTTLLITMRVFRRVARRSVTEAAGVAKEAGAVASPAGVAR
- a CDS encoding cbb3-type cytochrome c oxidase subunit I, translated to MSHAAAATHDHAAAHDHGPTSFWTKYIFSQDHKIIGIQFMLMSFLFMILGGFLAMMVRWQLAYPDSAVPMASLFPKGVLEEGHITPPVYNQLFTMHGTIMIFFVIIPMLTGAFGNYLIPLMIGARDMAFPKLNMLSYWVFIPAGIIMLYSFFVPQGPAAAGWTNYPPLSYDPQWTGVGKGQTLWLVALLISGTSSIMGSLNYITTIVNMRAPGMSFFRLPLSIWALFVTAILQMMATPVLASALGMLLLDKTLGTHFFAPTGGGQVILWQHVFWFYSHPAVYIMILPAMGFASDVIATFARKPIFGYKAMAYSMMGIAGLGFIVWGHHMFQSGMNPTLGTAFMMSTMLIAVPSAIKTFNWLGTIWRGNIQFTTAMLNGLAFVAMFIIGGLSGIFMANAPVDLYIHDTYFIVAHLHYVLFGGSMFGIFAAVYYWFPKMFGRRMNEAVGKIHFTLTFIFYNMTFFPMHFIGAGGMMRRIYDPTQYEFLKKWQPMNVFISHSAFMLGASQLIFMALFVYSMFKGKKADRNPWHANSLEWVADSPPPHGNFDQIPTVHRGPYEYSSPETKEDYYPQNAPSALPAGAPARVH
- the coxB gene encoding cytochrome c oxidase subunit II, giving the protein MSDWLPQVASTYGPRIDNLFYIVLYLTGGSFIITEALLLYFAVRYRYRPDRRAHYTHGNSTLEVVWTIVPAVVLVILTVMSKSAWDEVKHTWPESDVNLVITASQFNWEVRYPGADGKPDTADDVILNNEMHVPVGKPIRIQLRSKDVIHSFFLPNMRLKQDAVPGLTIPVWFEATRTGDFEIACAELCGFGHYTMHGVLTVHSLEEYKTWLEEAMKSAAPAPDAAASEGPA